The following proteins come from a genomic window of Eleginops maclovinus isolate JMC-PN-2008 ecotype Puerto Natales chromosome 8, JC_Emac_rtc_rv5, whole genome shotgun sequence:
- the zcchc9 gene encoding zinc finger CCHC domain-containing protein 9, with amino-acid sequence MTRWARANNVHKHKPSEATPWSQLREGGGRGGGRGGGRGGGGREGGGGGREGGGGGGWGGGRGWGGGGGGRGRGEIREREGLPGSIKYGGIQPGGSAIKKPNRPKKEYDNEDVNGFLEFLQQSGQPLPGMGRGGRLGERGGRQEMQEFREEVETALKKDRRREDRRVKRQDNKKSHMLCFNCRKPGHGLADCPEADRDEEMGRGICYRCGSTEHEIQKCRAKIDPALGEHPYAKCFICGKTGHLSRGCSDNPKGLYAQGGSCRVCGSVEHFQKDCPEHQAASNSVTVPWMSNNMSADHEDVHVPVKKSKPKQTKVVTF; translated from the exons ATGACGAGGTGGGCGAGAGCGAATAAtgtccacaaacacaaaccGTCTGAAGCCACTCCCTGGAGTCagctgagggaaggaggaggaagaggaggaggcagaggaggaggaagaggaggaggtggaagagaaggaggaggaggtggaagagaaggaggaggaggtggaggatggggaggaggaagaggatggggaggaggaggaggaggaagaggaagaggagaaattAGGGAAAGAGAGGGTCTCCCAGGCAGCATTAAGTACGGAGGGATCCAGCCTGGAGGATCGGCCATTAAGAAGCCGAACCGTCCGAAGAAAGAGTACGACAACGAGGACGTAAACGGCTTCCTGGAGTTCCTGCAGCAGAGTGGACAGCCGCTGCCGGGgatggggagaggggggaggctgggggagagaggggggaggcaggAGATGCAGGAGTTCAGGGAAGAGGTGGAGACGGCgctgaaaaaagacagaagaaggGAGGACCGGAGGGTGAAGAGGCAGGACAACAAGAAGAGCCACATG ctgtGCTTTAACTGCAGGAAACCTGGTCACGGTTTGGCCGATTGTCCGGAGGCCGACCGGGACGAGGAGATGGGTCGAGGCATCTGTTACCGCTGCGGCTCCACGGAGCACGAGATCCAGAAATGTCGAGCGAAAATCGACCCGGCGCTGG GGGAACACCCGTACGCTAAGTGCTTCATCTGTGGGAAGACGGGCCACCTGTCGCGCGGCTGTTCTGATAACCCTAAAGGACTTTATGcacaag gagggagCTGTCGAGTCTGTGGCTCAGTGGAACACTTTCAGAAGGACTGTCCGGAGCACCAGGCTGCAA GTAACTCGGTGACGGTTCCCTGGATGTCGAACAACATGAGCGCAGACCACGAGGACGTCCACGTTCCCGTGAAGAAAAGCAAACCCAAACAAACCAAAGTGGTGACGTTCTGA
- the LOC134868059 gene encoding astacin-like metalloendopeptidase: protein MLHLILAALLFVRSSKDVDSSPLPEGHNVTQEDWITRVLQYMNTNPETLEELLTKDYVVLEGDIVVSSDRNSGENIWPTTEIPYVISPELEHRTAVILAAMAMVSERTCVTFHRRTSETNYLKFVTSEGCGSYVGFIGGEQQVFMGTRCILGNIVHEILHALGFHHEHTRMDRDKYVIVLQQNIMEGMERNFQKRDGQTFNLDYDATSILHYGSGFFSTNGLPTIISKVEVKNMGQREKMADSDVLKVRLLYSCDPPQPTLEET from the exons ATGTTGCATCTGATCCTCGCTGCATTGCTTTTTGTCCGATCCTCTAAAGATG TCGACTCCAGTCCTTTACCAGAGGGTCACAACG tGACTCAGGAGGACTGGATAACCAGAGTGCTGCAATACATGAACACAAACCCTGAGACTTTAGAAG AGCTTTTGACCAAAGACTACGTCGTATTGGAGGGAGACATCGTGGTGTCT AGTGACAGGAACTCAGGGGAGAACATATGGCCGACCACAGAGATCCCGTACGTCATCAGCCCAGAGTTAG aGCATCGGACGGCGGTCATCCTGGCTGCGATGGCGATGGTGTCCGAACGCACCTGTGTGACGTTCCACAGACGAACCTCCGAGACAAACTACCTGAAGTTCGTCACGAGCGAAGG TTGTGGTTCGTACGTGGGCTTCATCGGCGGCGAGCAGCAGGTGTTCATGGGGACACGGTGCATTCTGGGAAACATCGTGCATGAGATCCTGCACGCGCTGGGTTTCCACCACGAACACACGAGGATGGACCGCGATAAATACGTCATCGTCCTGCAGCAGAACATCATGGAGG GGATGGAGAGGAACTTCCAAAAGCGAGACGGACAAACCTTCAATCTAGATTACGACGCAACGTCTATCCTGCACTACGGAAG TGGGTTTTTCTCGACTAACGGCCTGCCCACCATCATCTCTAAAGTGGAGGTGAAGAACATGgggcagagagagaagatggcGGACAGCGACGTCCTGAAAGTCCGACTCCTCTACAGCTGCG ATCCTCCCCAGCCCACACTGGAGGAGACATGA
- the LOC134868571 gene encoding alpha-2B adrenergic receptor — translation MAAAPDDPCLSELSGFPNRNISLISGTRPCNRSTAGRPSPYSPQATASFAISITSMMLLTIVGNILVIIAVLTSRSLKGPQNLFLVSLAAADILVATLIIPFSLANELQGYWAFSSVWCEIYLALDVLFCTSSIVHLCAIALDRYLSISRPVTYGAKRTPSRIKAAIIVVWLISAVISFPPLLSLDKSEGGEEVCELNNERWYILYSTIGSFFAPCVIMILVYVRIYQIAKQHTRSSSGQKQNAAAAAGGTDERPAKISEQNGDRGGSQWEKVQTKVSGSDSNQSSLRNPPENRPIQDTSSPSIPQIPSAVPHKESQKHPDEAAEASLENSSNSGSERADEDKDKVDKSDTLGSSQKKGFKVKMLNLSSRYKETMATSSSGTKVVSEEKVQGTPTSRRKAMANREKRFTFVLAVVMGGFVICWFPFFFSYSLKAVCPETCRIPDPLFKFFFWIGYCNSCLNPVIYTIFNHDFRKAFKRILCRDTKGTFF, via the exons ATGGCAGCAGCCCCGGACGACCCCTGCCTCTCGGAGCTCTCCGGATTCCCCAACAGGAACATCAGCCTCATCTCCGGTACCCGTCCTTGCAACCGGAGCACCGCTGGCAGACCCTCGCCATACAGCCCGCAGGCGACCGCCAGCTTCGCCATTTCCATCACCTCCATGATGCTCCTCACCATCGTCGGGAACATCCTGGTCATCATCGCCGTCCTGACGTCACGGTCGCTCAAAGGCCCCCAGAACCTCTTCCTGGTGTCGCTGGCGGCGGCGGATATTCTGGTCGCCACGCTGATCATCCCGTTCTCGTTAGCCAACGAGCTGCAGGGCTACTGGGCGTTCAGCTCCGTCTG GTGTGAAATCTACCTGGCGCTGGACGTCCTCTTCTGCACGTCCTCCATTGTGCACCTGTGCGCGATAGCACTGGACCGCTACCTGTCGATCTCCCGGCCCGTGACGTACGGCGCCAAACGAACCCCGTCGCGAATCAAGGCGGCTATCATTGTGGTCTGGCTGATCTCCGCCGTCATCTCCTTCCCgcctcttctctctctggaCAAGAGCGAGGGAGGCGAGGAGGTCTGCGAGCTGAACAACGAGCGCTGGTACATTCTCTACTCCACCATCGGGTCCTTCTTCGCCCCCTGTGTGATTATGATCCTGGTGTACGTGAGGATTTATCAGATCGCGAAGCAGCACACTCGGAGCTCGTCAGGACAGAAGCAGAACGCTGCGGCGGCGGCGGGAGGAACAGATGAGCGTCCGGCGAAGATATCCGAGCAGAACGGCGATCGAGGAGGTAGCCAGTGGGAAAAAGTCCAAACAAAAGTCTCTGGATCTGATTCCAACCAGTCGTCTCTTCGAAACCCTCCAGAGAATAGGCCCATCCAAGACACTTCCTCCCCCTCAATCCCCCAAATCCCTTCAGCTGTTCCCCACAAAGAGTCCCAGAAACATCCTGACGAAGCGGCAGAAGCGTCGCTCGAGAACTCGTCCAACTCTGGTTCCGAAAGGGCCGatgaagacaaagacaaagtgGACAAATCGGACACTTTGGGATCGTCCCAAAAGAAAGGGTTCAAAGTCAAGATGCTTAACCTGTCGTCCCGGTACAAAGAGACAATGGCCACTTCTTCTTCTGGCACCAAAGTTGTATCCGAGGAAAAGGTCCAGGGGACGCCGACGTCTCGCCGCAAAGCCATGGCGAACCGGGAGAAGCGCTTCACCTTCGTCCTGGCCGTGGTGATGGGAGGCTTCGTGATCTGCTGGTTCccgttcttcttctcttacTCTCTAAAGGCGGTGTGCCCGGAAACCTGCAGAATCCCAGACCCTTTGTTCAAGTTCTTCTTCTGGATCGGATACTGCAACTCCTGCCTCAACCCGGTCATCTACACCATCTTCAACCACGACTTCAGGAAGGCCTTCAAGAGGATACTGTGCAGGGACACCAAGGGCACCTTCTTCTAG